AAAAGATATTATGCGTAAGTCCGCACATACGCGCACGCACAGCAACTGATCAATCGGTCTCCGGTGGCGGCAAGTTCATGGCTTTCGGCTCATCCTCAGCACTCTTTTTGGCATCCTCCTTGCACCAAAGCCCTTCTTTATTGCAAGGCCAAGAACTTAATTCCTTGTGCGATGAACTTTTTTTCCCACAGTTTAATTTCTCGACGAATCGGAGCCCTGGGAACGAAGTTGTCAGGTTCTCCCAGCTGGGATGATCCAGATAATTGAGGAACCTCAGGCGCAGCGCCTCCACCTTCCACCCCCGGCCGTCTCCAAGACTTCGGAGCATCCCTCCCCTCAGGTACAGTTTCTTCAGCTTTTGTAATTTAAGGGGATCAATCCACTGCGGGAACTCCTCCTCGGTGAAGCACCGGAGGTCCAGCTTCTCTATCGTACTAGGAAGGGTAACCTTAGCGGGATCAAGGGAACGATCCGCTGCAATCTTCTTGGTTTCTTTCTTCGTCAGTGGCCTCGCTCCCGAAGCTTGTctgtcagcagcagcagcagtagcagtagcagcaTCAGATGATTGTTTGGACTTCGGTGGGAGATCTTCGATTGAGTCCTTACCAGTCCCTTGTTGTTTCTTCTCCTGTGAGGGCGCCTCAGCACCTCTGGTGGAATGAGAGTCTTCCTTCTTCGTTGTAACCACTGCCCATGTTATGATAAGGGTGGTGAGCGTCTTCAACTCGCCCAACATCTCCAGCTCCGTTTCTGCGATCCGACTGCCTATGTTGATGCTGAGCTTCCTCAACTTGGCCAGCTTGGCCAACTCATGGAGATGACAAACATGTTTGTCATCAGGCCCACTGATCAGTAAAAACCCCTTGAGCACTTCCAGATCGGAGAGGTTGGCGATGCTCTTGGGCATCTTGTCGAGCAGGAAGCAGTCCGACACGTCCAGGTACTGCAGCTTCTTGGCGGACCCGAGCGCCTCCGGCAGCTTCTCCAGATTGTGGCACGCCCGGAGGTCCAACACTATCAGCTTGGTGAGCTTGCCGATGGACTCGGGAAGCGTTTCCACCCTCGATACGCCTCTGAGGCTTATGTACCGCAAGCTCTTGCAGTTGTCAATCCCCTTCAAGAACTCGTCGTTCTTGACCTCGATATGGTGCTTCTGGTCCGACTCCTTCCACCGCCCCAGCTGCATTGTGGTCATCTCGCCCTTGTTGACTAGCCATGTGGGTTCGAATTCGACGTAGCGCTTGTAGACGTTGTAGACGGTGAGCAGTCGATTTTCCGCATCGTCGCCGATGGGGGGTAGTTTGAGGCGCAAGCACGCACGGCGACTCCTGGAATAGTCGTCGCTGGGGCGGCCGTCCTGGTCGAATTCGAGGAAGGCATTGCTCTTGGCGACGGTGATCAACAGCCTGCGAATCCACGACTGTATACTGAAGTAGTGCACCTCGTCACAGTGCTTCTTCTTAATGGTTATGATTAGGCCCTTGGAGACGAGTTGGTCGAAGCATTTCTTCCCTTCCTCAGAAGTCTGCACTATTTCCTCGCCCATCCACCAGTGGATCAGCAGCCTCTTCTTGAGGACAGCGTTCGGCGGGAAGACGGTGAGGCAGAAGAGGCAAAGCTTCAGCTGAGTCTCGAAGCTGTCGACCACAAGCAATAGGTGCGCCCACGCGGAGCTCTCTAGGATCTGCCGCTCCAGTGGGaaatcctcctccccctcctcctcctcagcaTTGGATTCCTGTTCACCCGACGAATCCAT
This genomic stretch from Musa acuminata AAA Group cultivar baxijiao chromosome BXJ3-9, Cavendish_Baxijiao_AAA, whole genome shotgun sequence harbors:
- the LOC135649097 gene encoding uncharacterized protein LOC135649097 — encoded protein: MFPCGGSSVEVVSRLMKRLEEAKGRFVPDPKDASSEDVRDVLERFNKIKEKMEELRKMLRQSKEKEDAAINKFALVARQVDELLRSGITDESPLKKLDKIMENINFKFEELGVKPMDSSGEQESNAEEEEGEEDFPLERQILESSAWAHLLLVVDSFETQLKLCLFCLTVFPPNAVLKKRLLIHWWMGEEIVQTSEEGKKCFDQLVSKGLIITIKKKHCDEVHYFSIQSWIRRLLITVAKSNAFLEFDQDGRPSDDYSRSRRACLRLKLPPIGDDAENRLLTVYNVYKRYVEFEPTWLVNKGEMTTMQLGRWKESDQKHHIEVKNDEFLKGIDNCKSLRYISLRGVSRVETLPESIGKLTKLIVLDLRACHNLEKLPEALGSAKKLQYLDVSDCFLLDKMPKSIANLSDLEVLKGFLLISGPDDKHVCHLHELAKLAKLRKLSINIGSRIAETELEMLGELKTLTTLIITWAVVTTKKEDSHSTRGAEAPSQEKKQQGTGKDSIEDLPPKSKQSSDAATATAAAADRQASGARPLTKKETKKIAADRSLDPAKVTLPSTIEKLDLRCFTEEEFPQWIDPLKLQKLKKLYLRGGMLRSLGDGRGWKVEALRLRFLNYLDHPSWENLTTSFPGLRFVEKLNCGKKSSSHKELSSWPCNKEGLWCKEDAKKSAEDEPKAMNLPPPETD